The following coding sequences lie in one Arabidopsis thaliana chromosome 3, partial sequence genomic window:
- the FAD2 gene encoding fatty acid desaturase 2 (fatty acid desaturase 2 (FAD2); FUNCTIONS IN: omega-6 fatty acid desaturase activity, delta12-fatty acid dehydrogenase activity; INVOLVED IN: oxidation reduction, lipid metabolic process; LOCATED IN: endoplasmic reticulum; EXPRESSED IN: 24 plant structures; EXPRESSED DURING: 15 growth stages; CONTAINS InterPro DOMAIN/s: Protein of unknown function DUF3474 (InterPro:IPR021863), Fatty acid desaturase, type 1 (InterPro:IPR005804); BEST Arabidopsis thaliana protein match is: fatty acid desaturase 3 (TAIR:AT2G29980.1); Has 2431 Blast hits to 2431 proteins in 654 species: Archae - 0; Bacteria - 821; Metazoa - 31; Fungi - 266; Plants - 965; Viruses - 0; Other Eukaryotes - 348 (source: NCBI BLink).), with protein MGAGGRMPVPTSSKKSETDTTKRVPCEKPPFSVGDLKKAIPPHCFKRSIPRSFSYLISDIIIASCFYYVATNYFSLLPQPLSYLAWPLYWACQGCVLTGIWVIAHECGHHAFSDYQWLDDTVGLIFHSFLLVPYFSWKYSHRRHHSNTGSLERDEVFVPKQKSAIKWYGKYLNNPLGRIMMLTVQFVLGWPLYLAFNVSGRPYDGFACHFFPNAPIYNDRERLQIYLSDAGILAVCFGLYRYAAAQGMASMICLYGVPLLIVNAFLVLITYLQHTHPSLPHYDSSEWDWLRGALATVDRDYGILNKVFHNITDTHVAHHLFSTMPHYNAMEATKAIKPILGDYYQFDGTPWYVAMYREAKECIYVEPDREGDKKGVYWYNNKL; from the coding sequence ATGGGTGCAGGTGGAAGAATGCCGGTTCCTACTTCTTCCAAGAAATCGGAAACCGACACCACAAAGCGTGTGCCGTGCGAGAAACCGCCTTTCTCGGTGGGAGATCTGAAGAAAGCAATCCCGCCGCATTGTTTCAAACGCTCAATCCCTCGCTCTTTCTCCTACCTTATCAGTGACATCATTATAGCCTCATGCTTCTACTACGTCGCCACCAATTACTTCTCTCTCCTCCCTCAGCCTCTCTCTTACTTGGCTTGGCCACTCTATTGGGCCTGTCAAGGCTGTGTCCTAACTGGTATCTGGGTCATAGCCCACGAATGCGGTCACCACGCATTCAGCGACTACCAATGGCTGGATGACACAGTTGGTCTTATCTTCCATTCCTTCCTCCTCGTCCCTTACTTCTCCTGGAAGTATAGTCATCGCCGTCACCATTCCAACACTGGATCCCTCGAAAGAGATGAAGTATTTGTCCCAAAGCAGAAATCAGCAATCAAGTGGTACGGGAAATACCTCAACAACCCTCTTGGACGCATCATGATGTTAACCGTCCAGTTTGTCCTCGGGTGGCCCTTGTACTTAGCCTTTAACGTCTCTGGCAGACCGTATGACGGGTTCGCTTGCCATTTCTTCCCCAACGCTCCCATCTACAATGACCGAGAACGCCTCCAGATATACCTCTCTGATGCGGGTATTCTAGCCGTCTGTTTTGGTCTTTACCGTTACGCTGCTGCACAAGGGATGGCCTCGATGATCTGCCTCTACGGAGTACCGCTTCTGATAGTGAATGCGTTCCTCGTCTTGATCACTTACTTGCAGCACACTCATCCCTCGTTGCCTCACTACGATTCATCAGAGTGGGACTGGCTCAGGGGAGCTTTGGCTACCGTAGACAGAGACTACGGAATCTTGAACAAGGTGTTCCACAACATTACAGACACACACGTGGCTCATCACCTGTTCTCGACAATGCCGCATTATAACGCAATGGAAGCTACAAAGGCGATAAAGCCAATTCTGGGAGACTATTACCAGTTCGATGGAACACCGTGGTATGTAGCGATGTATAGGGAGGCAAAGGAGTGTATCTATGTAGAACCGGACAGGGAAGGTGACAAGAAAGGTGTGTACTGGTACAACAATAAGTTATGA